The Cicer arietinum cultivar CDC Frontier isolate Library 1 chromosome 1, Cicar.CDCFrontier_v2.0, whole genome shotgun sequence genome contains the following window.
tatatatatgttaatttatattttaataaataaaattgatcatatAATAAGAGTTATTCAACTACAAAATAAGAtgaagttgttaatttatttacgatagtttgaaaaatagaaagaaattattaaaatattataacacgTTGTTTTCTTTAGTCTATgatatattcaaatttaatttctttataaaaaaacgAGGATACACTTATTTAcaatatcataaataataaaattgacgGAAGTAATAAAATGCATGACAATAAGATTACTCAATCATAATCCAAAATATCATTTGTGTTACCTATAACTTTATTAAATcactgtaattttttttttgtatttctatTTACTaattttggttatttatttatttattatttttcatttatcaaatcaattaattaaaaaaaattaaaaaaatatgagtagATAGTTGCATTTCCAATATACAATCAACTAGTAAgcctaattattttttgtttcacaTAATCACATCTTGTGACCTTActcaaaaataagatatttctGATATATAGGGGTAGGAATATACGagaccagactttgaaagggCTGATCttgacctacgattaattttttaagcctaaatctggcctacggcctatcatatgttttttttccGGCATGGCTTGACCTTTTAAAAAGTCTGGTCTAccctgaaagcctatttaaaagcatTATTCacataaaaacatttaaattttctactcataccacataatgctctacacatatcaatatcaatgtacatatatatattaaacaaaaaataattttttaaaaatctgaaacaaacatgctttaaatcttaaaaaataatttttgattttaaagaatagatttttttcataaaaaaaaacaccaattattacctttcaaacaaatatggaacgactactgaggTAATTGAgtaattgaatgactaccgaatatggaacaactaccaaatatgaaatgactaccgaatatggaaggactattgagtgattgcctagcttttttattaaataggccagaccAGACTTTAAGCAGGCCAGCTCATAGGCCCCTGACAGACAgcctagcctattctcatccatactgatatattaattttatagatgagtattttggaagaaaaaaaaataaaaggataatatatatgaaaaagatCTTCTAGATGAAATACTATCTCTTTGggaaaatattaatgttatgGATTTTTCTagcttttatttattataactttAATTGGTATGTATACTAAAAAAGTTTGACACAAACATACGTTCACAGCTCACTATTATTTGCATGTTTAGAACTATTTTAcgcaattgataaatataaattaaattgtttatttggcataaaaatattaaattctttaTACATGAGTTTGATTTGTATACAATGAATGTGagtataaataaatgaatattgattttGACGGTATAAatgaatcttttttttttttttttgtaagaaaaggGACTGTATAACTTTTTTTTGACTCAAAAGGGAGTATAAAATGACTCTTGATGAAAGACAGTATAAATGAgtccatattttcaaaattaatgttttattatcatttaatatatTCCACTTCTCTCTAAGAGTGTAATCACATTTTTCATTAGTTAGGCAGTGATGTCACAAAATACTACTGAGGTTGATGATCATGGAAGTGATATCAAAACCAACCAAAAGGTTCCATTTTACAAGCTTTTCACATTTGCTGATAGCCTTGATGTTATGTTGATGATCATTGGAACTATTTCTGCTCTTGCTAATGGAATGACACAGCCTATAATGACTCTCATTCTTGGAAAGATTATCAACACCTTTGGCTCATCAGATCCACACCACATTGTTAAGGAAGTTGCTaaggtcttttttttttcacctttaactatttttatatcATAGAGATAGAGATTAATAACTCAACAATAATGTTTTCTTACTAATTCATTCatagtcaataataaaaattgtgattgcAGAAACTAAGTTAGTTCAAATTTCAGGTTTCATTATTGTTTGTTTACCTGGCTATTGGGACTGGAATAGCTTCATTCCTACGTAAGAACACAGTTTCCCTCTCTCTTTTCTTGCTTTTTTACTATTAGTTGATGGTTTTAAATTGCAACCTGAAACCACAATAGTATTGCAACTGCAATTGTGGCCGCATCGACATCAATCTATTGCAATATCAATGTTAACAGCGTAATTGCAATTGCGAATGCAGCTGTAATTTAGAAACATGATAAATGCAACATTCTCATAATAAGGGTTATTTTGTTGAGTCCTGCAGAGGTAGCATGTTCGATGGTGACAGGAGAAAGACAAGCTGCAAGGATTCGTAGCTTGTACTTGAAAACAATATTAAAGCAAGATATTGCATTCTTTGACACTGAAACAACTACAGGAGAAGTAATAGGGAGAATGTCTGGTGACACAATTCTCATTCAAGATGCCATGGGAGAAAAGGTATCTGCTCCTCACCTTGattaattcatataaatatatagtatatcACGATCTTGCTAATAAATGAAACCTTTATTATAATGATATAGGTTGGGAAGTTCATTCAACTTGCTGCAACATTTTTTGGTGGTTTTGTGATTGCCTTTGTAAAAGGATGGAGACTAGCTGTGGTTTTGCTTGCATGTATACCTTGTGTTGTCATTGTTGGTGGATTCATGTCTATGTTGATGGCTAAAATGTCGATTCAGGGACAAGCTGCTTATACAGAAGCAGGAAATGTTGTTGATCAAACAGTTGGAGCCATCAGAACAGTAAGACAATTGCATCAACTATAGAAACAAACACCAAATGACTAACTATTTtgcatttgtattttaaatttttaaccatTGCCTCTAACTtctgttttttaaaaaattgatcagGTTGCCTCTTTTACTGGGGAGAAAAAAGCAATAGAAAAGTACAATAGCAAGTTAAAAATTGCTTATAAGACATTGGTTCAACAAGGGATTGTCTCAGGGTTAGGAATGGGGGTACTATCATTGATAGTCTTTAGTACCTATGGACTTGCAATGTGGTATGGTTCCAAATTGGTCCTTGAGAGAGGATATAACGGTGGAACTGTCATGACTGTAATCATAGCTCTTATGACTGGTGGAATGTAAGTGCGGCTTTGGTATTTGATTGAATAAATTGTATTGACATGacattttttagttataagCCTTTGAAGGGTATCACAACCTGAAGATAAATTTTCATTGATTGACAGGTCATTGGGTCAGACATCCCCATGTTTAGATGCATTTGCTGCAGGCCAAGCAGCAGCATATAAAATGTTTGAGACAATTAAAAGAAAGCCTAAAATTGATGCATATGACACAAGTGGTGTTGTCTTGGAAGACATGAAGGGAGATATTGAACTCAAAGATGTTTACTTTAGATACCCTGCAAGGCTAGATGTGCAGATCTTTGCTGGATTCTCACTGTTTGTTCCAAGTGGCACAACTACTGCCTTGGTGGGTCAAAGTGGAAGTGGGAAGTCCACTGTAATCAGTTTATTGGAAAGATTTTATGATCCTGATGCTGGAGAAGTACTTATAGATGGTGTGAATTTGAAGAGCTTGCAACTTAAATGGATAAGAGAACAGATTGGGTTGGTTAGTCAAGAGCCTATCTTGTTTACTACTACAATCAGAGAGAACATAGCATATGGAAAAGAAGGTGCAACTGATGAGGAGATAACAACAGCAATAACACTTGCCAATGCCAAAAAGTTCATTGACAAGTTGCCTCAGGTGTGTATAAATATTGCAAACTTTGACACTAGTGGTTCTTGTTTTAGGCTTGTTTCTTCGAATAAGTTTGattaaagttaataataatGTGGTATTGTGTTTGCAGGGTCTTGACACAAAGGCAGGGCAAAATGGAACTCAACTTTCTGGTGGACAAAAGCAAAGAATTGCAATTGCAAGAGCAATATTGAAGAACCCAAGAATCCTTCTTCTTGATGAAGCAACAAGTGCATTGGATGCTGAATCTGAACGTATTGTTCAAGAAGCTTTAGAAAAAGTGATGTTTAAAAGGACTACCGTGGTTGTTGCGCATCGTTTAACAACTATTAGAAATGCTGACACCATAGCAGTGGTTCATCAGGGCAAAATCGTGGAGAAAGGTTATATATGAACTATATATATCttagtttttaatatattctcTAAATGTTATTATGGCAATCAAGGAAAGTGTACTCACTTTTGCAAGCTTCCTTTTTACATAGGAGCTCATGATGAGTTAATCAAGGATGAAGGCGGTGCTTATTCTCAGCTTATTCGTCTACAAGAAGGAGAAAAAGAAGCTAAAGTCAACCAAAACTCCGAAGCAGATAAGTCAAGTCACATTTTAAATAGTAACATGGCTAGATCTTCCAACCAGAGAATTTCCTTTGTGAAATCCATAAGCCAAAGATCATCAGGGATACATTCCCTGTCACGTAGATTTTCCTTTCCTCATCTGAGTGGTGTACAAACAGAAGAACCAAATATTGAAGAAGGTGAGCTTGATAATAAGAAGAAACTCAAAAATGTTTCTATAAGACGTTTGGTCAAGTTGAACAAACCTGAGGTTCCTGTCTTAATACTTGGATCCATTGCTGCAATAGTGAACGGAGTAGTGTTCCCTATATTTGGCCTAGTGTTTTCATCAGCCATTACTATGTTTTATAAACCTCCAGAACAACAAAGGAAAGAGGCTAGGCTCTGGTCACTTCTATATGTGGGTTTAGGTTTGCTTACTCTGGTGGTCTTACCACTTCAGAATTACTTCTTTGGGGTTGCTGGTGGAAAACTTGTAGAAAGAATTCGTTCATTGACATTTGCAAAGGTTGTGCACCAAGAAATTAGTTGGTTTGATGACCCTGCAAATTCAAGGTatgttaaaaatgttttttaacatcaagacaaaaaaaaaatacaatacttAGTTATGATGTGTTAGTTTCTTGCTAGTAATCAAACTGAAAGAATTGAATCACTTTACAGTGGTGCAGTTGGTGCAAGATTATCTACAGACGCTTCGATGGTTAAAAGTCTTGTTGGTGACACATTGGCCCTCATtgttcaaaacatatcaacaatcACAGCTGGTTTAGTTCTAGCATTCACTGCTAACTGGATTCTAGCTTTTATAGTTTTGGCTGTGTCACCGGTGGTCCTTATTCAAGGAATTCTTCAGATGAAGTTTCTTGAAGGATTCAGTGGAGATGCCAAGGTTAGCTTTACTTTTGGCTTTTCCATTACATTAAGGGGATTATACATTGTGGACATAATGacacttttattttatctatgtaGGTGATGTATGAAGAGGCAAGTCAGGTGGCAAATGACGCTGTTAGTAGCATCAGAACAGTTGCATCATTTTGTGCAGAATCAAAGGTGATGGCTATATATAGGAAGAAATGTACAGCGCCAGAAAAACAAGGTGTTCGTTTGGGGCTTGTTAGCGGTATAGGATTTGGTTTATCTTTTGCGGCTCTACATTGCATGGGTGCTTTCTGTTTCTACATAGGATCTGTTCTAGTGCAACATGGGAAAGCAACTTTTCCAGAGGTTTTCAAGGTACAACAATCACTCAATCCACTTAAGTTTCTCTACTTTTGATATGGTTCTTACAAGAGAATTTATGCAGGTTTTCTTTAGTTTAACAATAACAGCAGTAGGCATTTCCCAGTCTAGTACCTTGGCACCAGACACTAACAAGGCCAAAGATTCCACAGCTTCAATATTTGAAATTCTTGACAGTAACCCTACTATTGACTCTAGTTGCAATGAAGGCGTAACATTAGAAACAGTTACAGGCGATATTGAACTTCAACATGTCAGCTTCAATTACCCAACAAGGCCTCATATTCAAATTTTCAAAGATTTATGCCTAACCATATCTGCTGGAAAGGTAATTATTACTTTAGTGATGTCATAATCATTTGAGAATATGAGATATaattgttgatatatttttatatgtagaCTGTTGCCTTGGTTGGAGAAAGTGGAAGCGGAAAATCAACAGTTATAAGCCTCTTAGAGAGATTTTATAACCCAGATTCTGGATGTGTATTACTAGATGGAGTGGATATCAAAACTTTCAGATTAAGCTGGTTGAGGCAACAAATGGGTTTAGTTGGTCAAGAGCCTATTCTTTTCAACGAAAGCATTCGTGCCAACATAGCTTATGGCAAAGAAGGAGGTGCTTCAGAGGATGAAATCATTGCAGCAGCCCAAGCAGCCAATGCACACAGCTTTATAAGTTCTCTTCCAAATGGTTATGAAACATCTGTTGGAGAAAGAGGCACACAACTATCCGGAGGACAAAAGCAGCGTATAGCTATTGCAAGAGCCATGCTGAAAAATCCAAAAATACTTTTGCTTGATGAGGCAACAAGTGCACTTGATGCCGAGTCGGAGCGTATAGTTCAAGAGGCACTAGACAGAGTGAGTGTGAACAGAACAACTGTCGTGGTGGCTCACCGTCTTACAACAATTCGAGGGGCTGATACTATAGCAGTAATTAAAAATGGTGTGGTTGCTGAAAAGGGAAGACATGATGTGTTGATGGAGATTACTGACGGGGTTTACGCTTCATTAGTAGCTCTTCATTCAAGTGCATCATAGTATTTCCCACACTTTGAAATTTAGAATATCTAATCAAAAGGATCGATGCACTAAAAAAACGTGATGGCAGAGACATACGAaaactccaatgacacaaagcaCTAGTGCCTGTTATTAGTGATAGTATGTGAATGTATAAACTTAATATCACAGCAGTTGAATTTCATACGATAAGTATTGCCTTAATGAATATTTCACAATATTTTTCGGAAGGGTGTCAGTAGACAAGGCCAATGTGATGGAACAACTAAAATGAGAAATTGGtaaatgataatgaattacctTGTCTGGTATTCCAATACTCCTTGCATATTTTCAGCCAAATCCCAttcctttaaaaataaaagtcagTATTATACAAgctgttgtgttgatttgtcaATTAATTCCTTGAAAAATTGGAAAGAAAATATACCTGAATGGTTTGCACGCTTTGTGCATCTGAAAAGTCGATGCCATCTCGATTCATGAGCCTAATTCATGTCGAAGTTATCAGCCTTTTGTGTAgagaatatttgaaataaatataaattattgtaatCGAATATTCAAGTACTGCATTTGCATCTACTGACTGTATAGGCCTATAGGGGATACTgggaaaatatatgaaataagcTTTGGTTGGTCCAAGCACTAAATGCATTACCTTTACTcttgatatttaaaaaagaacAGAAAAACGAAGGTTTACTTGTAAAAAAATGCACAgcaataacaatttgttcataTTCCGATACGCTATTTAAGAACACTGTATCCAACCAAGAATTTAAGAACTCAATTATACAATATAATTTCCATGAGCATTAAACAGCAGATGGTGGGACAGGATAACAAAGAAGGTGGTTATCTAAAAAGAAATTGTGTCACATgaataattcaaattaattcCACAGGCAGCACTCTAGGAAAAAATATAGATCACAGTTTTGAGCCAATCATCAATGATAAATGTCATAGAAGGGATATTAAAAACAGTGAACTGATAAAGCAACAGCATCCATTTTAAACTTGGTTGATGTCAAAGCCAAGCATAAACCAAAAACTAGAGTTGAAGAAGCTGGCACTTTCTCTGAACTTAAAACAGAACTATATTCAGGAATTAGTACCAAATTAGCTCGTGAAAAAGGTCACCAAATACAATAAAGCTGCTTCAAAACCATAACAACTTACACTCTCATCTTGGAAGGACTTGTTCCATCAGGTCCACACTATTGATATGCTCTTAATCTTGACATCTGAAGTAAATCTATCCCACAAAGAAGCATAAAAGTCATATAAGAATTTGTAAGAccaatgttttaaataaaaatggagaatgtgACAATCATTGGGATCACTGTGTTTAGCAGAATGCCAACTAAACAAATATCAAGTTTGGcagaataaataaaaagctTTGCAATGAAAAGAAGAACTATTCGATACACGTGTTAAAAAACAAAGTCACTCACACACATTTATTTCTtcctattaaattaaataaacatatacatCCGTTGAAGTGTCTCACGTGAAATTAACTTAATATATACATTAGAGGTACACTAACTGTTTTACTCAATGTTGTCAATTAACAGGTATATCGCTATAGAATAGTGGAATTTGATCAAAACACTATTTTTCAGCAATACATGATTTAGTACAAAGGgttgtcaaatagcagctaTATTGCTGTAGCATaacagaatttgaacaaacttaTATTTTCCACAATCTACATTTGATAACATTGATGTAAGTATGatgaaaaactattttacacGTGTTTTAAAACTATGCAATTTAATCCTACAACAAGATTTGGCAACTTCATCATAAGAAATGGGTTAACAAAATTGTGATTCAATAAGAAAGTAATTAGAAGATGAAAATAATGAGAACTAAGTGGTAGGGTGAAATTAAAGCAACATAGATAGGTTATGTTGAAAATATTACAAACttgaaataaatgaatacaagTAACTCAGGATCACCCTCATTGCTTTCCAAGTGCTCCTGTTGAAGCAAAAAAATGATACATTATTACAGGAAACATAAATATTCATATAGTAATAAAagtaagattaaaaataaataaaagtggtggtgaatgtattaatatattatagtaCCCCAGAAGAATTCAAACGGTGTTCCCAAGCTTTGAAAACTGATTTAACACTGCCAGGAGTTGCCTCATTCAAAGCAGATATCtgaaacataattttttgtttcaataaaaatataaaattaaagaaaaatggttTGATAATGAAAGAGGGGGTTTTGATTGAATTGAACCTTGGAGAGATCGATGTGTTTGTAGAGAGACTAATCAGAGGAACAATGGGTctgacaaataatttttaaattattgaatattatattatttttttataatatgtaataaataaattttaattttaatatttggaaTTCAAAATAGAAGTAAGTATTAGgagttaaagaaaatataaaaaggtATTCTTAGATCCACATAGATGTAAACGAGTTTAAAACAAGCTTAATGAAGGCATTCGTCCTAACATGTTTCAGAACAAAAATAAGACGCCACAGTTTATTCCAAGTCAGCATGTCCATAGAATTGGAAGAAACTCGAGTTAAGACCACTTCTTTTCAAGATTTGATATACTGGTAAGTATTTTGAATAGTATAAATGCTCTGTTTAGTAGGACCCAAAATCTTTTAGTCTCTCTGGGTTGATGTAAGGAGTGGGATATGAAGAATTTGAGTCACCTCGAAAGGGATAAAAGTTTAGGCTACAAGTTGTTACTCCAAATACTAGGATCATCATGGTTCATCTCAGCCACACGGGTTAGGTGATGAGATCATAAGTTGCTTGTCATTTACAATAAGATTTTATctaattaattgaataaaaataatcaaattaattttaattctaaatattattttcgTAAGTGATATCATATAtgtcttgtttttgttttatctgAAGCTCTAAATGTtcaattaatgtgatatttaatTCGTTGGAAGTTGAATTAAACGAAGCAcgatgtatttatatatattctcTCAAAATTCATTTCTCTTTTATTATGCAATTCACCATCTATACATAAGAAATAATTGTTTGGGCTGACTACAAGTAAGAGAAAGACCACAAAAACAAACATCAATTCTTAGTGGCTGAATTTATTATCTTATCTAGGGACTACACTAGTTACATTGtctaaaataagtaaaaattagaTGCTAATCCGCGTATTTCGcgggtatatttttatttattaaatttaagtggatttaaaagaaaaaaaatgaagttttatgtcctaattaagtatttatatcaataatatatatacaattttatcaatataattaatagaaGAGAAGTACTAATTTAGACCAATGacttgaataaataaagtaccgtattaatattgagatcgttggatatgttaaatattgaagtaatatatttgataattgaaattaagatatacaattaagttacaaaatatattactttattgttgaaacaaaaaatgattaaagtaaAATACTTGGAAATACATTCGTCTTGTATTTTACTTGATTACTTTTTTATTGTCTcattcgatcattttaatcatatatCTTTATGGTAAttgtaaaaattttattttaaatcggatatattagaattttaatttacaaactttcaaattgttattaacattaatagagtaatcataatgattaacattttggtttcaaaatcaaaatccaaaatttataacaattacaaaatattaatcctcaaacaattgtaaatatatattaaatataaataattgcaaatgaattactttaattttataccaattaacactataaaacaataaatttcatttaaataatttcagtaaaataaagttgaccaaaattcaacaaacatattttgtccatcatttctaaatatttatatgctatatatatttaccaatattcaaaaatgaaaatcaaatataaatatttttttgttctctcactcgatcattttaatttgaaaact
Protein-coding sequences here:
- the LOC101498870 gene encoding ABC transporter B family member 9-like codes for the protein MSQNTTEVDDHGSDIKTNQKVPFYKLFTFADSLDVMLMIIGTISALANGMTQPIMTLILGKIINTFGSSDPHHIVKEVAKVSLLFVYLAIGTGIASFLQVACSMVTGERQAARIRSLYLKTILKQDIAFFDTETTTGEVIGRMSGDTILIQDAMGEKVGKFIQLAATFFGGFVIAFVKGWRLAVVLLACIPCVVIVGGFMSMLMAKMSIQGQAAYTEAGNVVDQTVGAIRTVASFTGEKKAIEKYNSKLKIAYKTLVQQGIVSGLGMGVLSLIVFSTYGLAMWYGSKLVLERGYNGGTVMTVIIALMTGGMSLGQTSPCLDAFAAGQAAAYKMFETIKRKPKIDAYDTSGVVLEDMKGDIELKDVYFRYPARLDVQIFAGFSLFVPSGTTTALVGQSGSGKSTVISLLERFYDPDAGEVLIDGVNLKSLQLKWIREQIGLVSQEPILFTTTIRENIAYGKEGATDEEITTAITLANAKKFIDKLPQGLDTKAGQNGTQLSGGQKQRIAIARAILKNPRILLLDEATSALDAESERIVQEALEKVMFKRTTVVVAHRLTTIRNADTIAVVHQGKIVEKGAHDELIKDEGGAYSQLIRLQEGEKEAKVNQNSEADKSSHILNSNMARSSNQRISFVKSISQRSSGIHSLSRRFSFPHLSGVQTEEPNIEEGELDNKKKLKNVSIRRLVKLNKPEVPVLILGSIAAIVNGVVFPIFGLVFSSAITMFYKPPEQQRKEARLWSLLYVGLGLLTLVVLPLQNYFFGVAGGKLVERIRSLTFAKVVHQEISWFDDPANSSGAVGARLSTDASMVKSLVGDTLALIVQNISTITAGLVLAFTANWILAFIVLAVSPVVLIQGILQMKFLEGFSGDAKVMYEEASQVANDAVSSIRTVASFCAESKVMAIYRKKCTAPEKQGVRLGLVSGIGFGLSFAALHCMGAFCFYIGSVLVQHGKATFPEVFKVFFSLTITAVGISQSSTLAPDTNKAKDSTASIFEILDSNPTIDSSCNEGVTLETVTGDIELQHVSFNYPTRPHIQIFKDLCLTISAGKTVALVGESGSGKSTVISLLERFYNPDSGCVLLDGVDIKTFRLSWLRQQMGLVGQEPILFNESIRANIAYGKEGGASEDEIIAAAQAANAHSFISSLPNGYETSVGERGTQLSGGQKQRIAIARAMLKNPKILLLDEATSALDAESERIVQEALDRVSVNRTTVVVAHRLTTIRGADTIAVIKNGVVAEKGRHDVLMEITDGVYASLVALHSSAS